A region of Ochrobactrum quorumnocens DNA encodes the following proteins:
- a CDS encoding GNAT family N-acetyltransferase, with product MSEKIFVSQWGELDNLTPRALYAMLKLRVDVFVVEQKCPYPEIDGKDYDAFHLRILDNEELAASLRVLPPESTGKPVKIGRVVVAADYRGYKLGQRLMKEAVEFAHERFPGIAIELGGQSHLQKFYGSFGFVAISEEYLEDGIPHVDMRLDPKEVTA from the coding sequence ATGAGCGAAAAGATTTTCGTTTCCCAGTGGGGTGAACTCGACAACCTGACGCCGCGCGCGCTTTATGCGATGCTGAAGCTGCGCGTGGATGTTTTCGTGGTGGAGCAGAAATGCCCCTACCCCGAAATCGACGGCAAGGACTATGACGCGTTTCACTTACGCATTCTTGATAACGAGGAACTTGCAGCGTCTTTGCGCGTTCTTCCGCCAGAGAGCACAGGAAAGCCAGTGAAGATCGGGCGTGTTGTCGTGGCAGCAGATTATCGCGGCTACAAACTCGGCCAGCGTCTGATGAAAGAGGCGGTGGAGTTTGCGCATGAACGGTTCCCCGGCATCGCTATCGAGCTTGGTGGGCAAAGCCATCTGCAGAAATTCTATGGTTCGTTCGGCTTTGTCGCGATTTCGGAAGAATATCTCGAAGACGGCATCCCGCATGTCGATATGCGGTTAGACCCAAAGGAAGTAACCGCCTGA
- a CDS encoding S-(hydroxymethyl)glutathione dehydrogenase/class III alcohol dehydrogenase, giving the protein MKSRAAVAWEAKKPLTIETIEIGGPRAGEVLVEIMATGVCHTDAYTLSGLDSEGKFPAILGHEGAGIVREVGAGVTSVKPGDHVIPLYTPECRSCKTCLSQRSNLCTSIRATQGQGLMPDHTTRFSCDGGEVFHYMGCSTFSNFTVLPEIALAKVREDAPFDKICYIGCGVTTGIGAVIYTAKVRPGSNVVVFGLGGIGLNVIQGARMVGADKIIGVDINPSKVEMAKKFGMTDFVNPREIGNDKVVQAIQDLTDGGADYSFDATGNTDVMRQALECTHRGWGESIIIGVAEAGKEIATRPFQLVTGRVWKGTAFGGARGRTDVPKIVDWYMEGKIDIDSLITHTMPLDEINTAFDLMHEGKSIRSVIVY; this is encoded by the coding sequence ATGAAATCACGTGCCGCCGTTGCCTGGGAGGCAAAGAAGCCGCTCACCATCGAAACCATCGAAATCGGCGGTCCACGCGCTGGCGAAGTGCTGGTCGAAATCATGGCGACCGGCGTTTGCCACACCGATGCCTATACGCTTTCCGGCCTTGATTCCGAAGGCAAATTTCCGGCCATTCTCGGCCATGAAGGTGCGGGCATTGTGCGCGAAGTGGGCGCAGGTGTTACCTCCGTCAAACCCGGCGATCACGTGATCCCGCTCTACACGCCGGAATGCCGCTCGTGCAAAACCTGTTTGTCGCAGCGCTCCAATCTCTGCACCTCTATCCGCGCCACACAGGGTCAGGGTCTGATGCCGGATCACACCACACGCTTTTCTTGCGATGGCGGCGAAGTGTTCCATTATATGGGCTGTTCGACCTTCTCGAACTTCACAGTTCTGCCGGAAATCGCTCTTGCCAAGGTTCGTGAAGATGCGCCTTTCGACAAGATCTGCTATATCGGCTGCGGCGTCACCACCGGCATTGGCGCGGTTATTTATACGGCTAAGGTTCGTCCGGGTTCCAATGTGGTTGTGTTTGGCCTTGGCGGCATTGGTCTCAATGTCATTCAGGGCGCGCGTATGGTTGGTGCCGACAAGATCATCGGCGTCGACATCAATCCATCCAAGGTTGAAATGGCGAAGAAGTTCGGCATGACCGACTTCGTCAACCCGCGTGAAATCGGCAATGACAAGGTTGTGCAGGCGATTCAGGACCTGACCGATGGCGGCGCGGATTATTCGTTTGACGCAACCGGCAATACCGATGTCATGCGTCAGGCGCTGGAATGCACCCATCGCGGCTGGGGTGAATCGATCATCATCGGTGTGGCGGAAGCCGGCAAGGAAATCGCAACGCGTCCGTTCCAGCTCGTCACCGGACGCGTCTGGAAGGGTACGGCCTTTGGCGGCGCGCGCGGTCGTACCGATGTGCCGAAGATCGTCGATTGGTACATGGAAGGCAAGATCGACATTGACAGCCTGATCACCCACACCATGCCGCTTGATGAGATCAACACAGCTTTCGATCTGATGCATGAAGGCAAGTCGATCCGCTCAGTGATCGTCTACTGA
- a CDS encoding metal/formaldehyde-sensitive transcriptional repressor gives MPHSPEDKKRAMTRLRRIKGQAEALERAVEAGTECSALLQQIAALRGAANGLMAEVLESHFRETFGQVRGESRETIAQDSVADPDTQIDEIMRILRTYLK, from the coding sequence ATGCCGCATTCACCGGAAGACAAAAAGCGTGCGATGACGCGCCTGCGCCGTATCAAGGGGCAGGCCGAAGCATTGGAGCGCGCGGTGGAAGCAGGCACAGAATGCTCGGCCCTGTTGCAGCAAATTGCAGCGTTGCGCGGGGCTGCCAACGGCTTGATGGCGGAAGTGCTGGAAAGCCATTTTCGCGAGACATTTGGCCAAGTGCGCGGGGAGTCTCGTGAGACCATAGCGCAAGATTCCGTGGCTGATCCTGATACACAAATCGACGAAATCATGCGGATTTTGCGCACCTACCTGAAATAG
- a CDS encoding acetyltransferase: MIHIRKSTPADAPALTAIWRESVLATHDFLSREDFIELEKLVGEQYLPNVEVDVVENDGTPVGFMGMTEGNIDSLFISPVERGKGIGKHMIAHAKGIIGVLTVDVNEQNTQGVGFYRHVGFVETGRSETDDQGRPYPLLHLQLEA, from the coding sequence ATGATCCATATACGAAAATCCACGCCCGCCGATGCCCCGGCCCTCACCGCGATCTGGCGGGAAAGCGTGCTGGCGACGCATGACTTTCTGAGCCGCGAAGATTTCATTGAACTCGAAAAGTTGGTCGGAGAGCAATATCTGCCGAATGTAGAAGTCGATGTCGTTGAAAACGACGGTACGCCGGTCGGCTTCATGGGGATGACCGAAGGCAACATCGACAGTCTGTTTATTTCACCGGTTGAGCGCGGCAAAGGCATTGGCAAGCACATGATCGCCCACGCGAAAGGTATTATCGGGGTGCTGACTGTTGATGTGAACGAGCAGAACACGCAAGGCGTGGGCTTTTATCGCCATGTCGGTTTTGTTGAGACAGGTCGTTCGGAAACTGACGATCAGGGACGCCCTTATCCGCTCTTGCACTTGCAGCTTGAGGCGTAA
- the hrpB gene encoding ATP-dependent helicase HrpB, with protein MTSLPDLPVTRILPQLDAALATHASAVLVAPPGAGKTTLVPLHFLNAGWRGDGMIVLLEPRRLAARAAARRMAQLLGEEPGETVGYRMRLESKVSAKTKILVVTEGVFARMILDDPDLKGIAAVLFDEFHERSLDADFGLALALDVQAALRDDLKILVMSATLDGARVAQLLGEAPVVESEGRAYPVDIRHRDRKPDERIEDAMVRAIRDALADETGSILAFLPGQGEIERTATILEKLLPANIILAPLYGAMEGRDQDAAIKPAPAGHRKVVLATSIAETSITIDGVRVVIDSGLARLPKYEPATGLTRLETVRTSRASADQRAGRAGRTEPGIAIRLWHQGQTASLPAFSPPEILEADLSGLVLDAAAWGVTDPTTLSLLDKPPLSALKEAKTLLSRLGALDKAGRLTADGEAMRALALPARLAHMVAEAGKRGEALRAAELAMLLTERGLGGNETDLDTRMSRFRNDRSDRAQRAKGLAKRLAANVPNKGEPAGSTTGRMLIDAYPDRIAKARGQTGQFLLANGRGGEVDPGISLSRALWLVVADMSGRAGRARVLSAAETSEAEIRAALGNKIESGRQVVYDAEKNALRAREAVRIGAIALSEKPLAAPSGTSADEGVIAAVREHGLDILPWGKETEILRRRLGWLYRGLGDPWPSMDDDNLVERLDDWLLPFLTGEAQLDRIPAHVLKNGLMSLVPFDLQRLVDQLAPTHFEVPTGSNIPIRYDTEEPVLAVRVQELFGLGVHPAIANGKVPLLLELLSPAHRPIQITRDLPNFWKGSWADVRSDMRGRYPRHVWPEDPANAEATRRAKPRGT; from the coding sequence TTGACGAGTCTGCCCGATCTTCCCGTTACGCGCATTCTGCCGCAGCTCGATGCCGCGTTGGCTACCCACGCCTCCGCAGTTCTGGTTGCCCCTCCCGGTGCTGGTAAAACAACGCTGGTGCCGCTGCATTTTTTGAATGCAGGTTGGCGCGGTGATGGGATGATTGTGCTGCTCGAACCGCGCCGTCTTGCGGCGCGCGCTGCGGCACGACGCATGGCGCAGTTGCTCGGCGAAGAGCCGGGCGAAACAGTCGGCTATCGTATGCGCCTTGAAAGCAAAGTCTCGGCGAAGACCAAAATCCTCGTTGTCACTGAAGGCGTTTTCGCACGCATGATCCTTGATGATCCAGACCTCAAGGGCATAGCCGCAGTCCTGTTTGATGAGTTTCATGAACGCAGCCTCGATGCCGATTTCGGTCTGGCATTGGCGCTTGACGTACAGGCAGCCTTACGTGACGATCTCAAAATTCTCGTCATGTCGGCCACATTGGACGGTGCGCGTGTGGCGCAGCTTTTGGGCGAAGCGCCGGTCGTTGAGAGCGAGGGGCGCGCATATCCCGTCGATATTCGCCACCGCGATCGCAAACCGGACGAGCGCATTGAAGACGCGATGGTTAGAGCCATTCGCGATGCACTGGCCGATGAAACCGGCAGCATTCTTGCTTTTCTGCCGGGGCAGGGTGAGATCGAACGTACAGCCACTATTCTCGAAAAGCTTCTGCCTGCTAATATCATTCTGGCACCGCTTTACGGTGCGATGGAGGGGCGCGATCAGGATGCGGCAATCAAGCCAGCTCCAGCAGGTCATCGCAAGGTGGTGCTGGCAACCTCCATTGCCGAAACCTCCATCACCATTGATGGCGTGCGAGTGGTGATCGATTCAGGCCTTGCCCGTCTGCCAAAATATGAACCGGCCACCGGCCTGACTCGCCTTGAAACCGTGCGTACTTCCCGTGCAAGTGCCGATCAGCGCGCTGGTCGTGCCGGTCGCACCGAACCGGGTATCGCTATCCGCCTCTGGCATCAGGGACAGACGGCATCGCTCCCCGCATTCTCACCGCCAGAAATTCTGGAAGCGGATCTCTCCGGCCTTGTGCTCGATGCGGCCGCATGGGGTGTGACTGATCCGACAACTTTGTCGCTGCTCGACAAGCCGCCGCTATCCGCTCTCAAAGAAGCCAAAACATTGCTTAGTCGGCTTGGTGCACTGGATAAAGCGGGGCGTTTGACTGCGGATGGCGAGGCTATGCGCGCGCTGGCGCTTCCAGCACGCCTTGCGCATATGGTGGCGGAAGCGGGCAAACGCGGCGAAGCCTTACGGGCCGCAGAGCTGGCCATGCTTTTGACAGAGCGCGGCCTCGGCGGCAACGAAACCGACCTCGATACCCGCATGTCGCGTTTTCGCAATGATCGTTCCGACCGTGCGCAGCGCGCCAAAGGCTTGGCAAAACGCCTTGCAGCCAATGTGCCAAACAAAGGCGAGCCTGCCGGGTCCACTACTGGCCGTATGTTGATCGACGCCTATCCAGACCGCATTGCCAAGGCACGCGGCCAGACCGGGCAATTTCTGCTGGCCAATGGGCGCGGCGGCGAGGTCGATCCCGGCATCAGCCTCAGCCGCGCATTATGGCTTGTCGTGGCCGATATGTCTGGCAGAGCGGGTAGGGCGCGTGTCCTTTCCGCCGCTGAAACATCAGAAGCCGAAATTCGCGCCGCCCTTGGCAACAAGATCGAAAGCGGACGACAGGTCGTTTATGACGCCGAGAAGAACGCGCTCCGCGCTCGCGAGGCTGTGCGCATCGGTGCGATTGCCTTGTCGGAGAAACCACTTGCCGCCCCTTCCGGCACCAGCGCCGACGAGGGCGTGATTGCGGCCGTGCGTGAACATGGACTTGATATTCTCCCATGGGGCAAAGAGACAGAAATCCTGCGCCGCCGTTTGGGCTGGCTCTATCGCGGCCTTGGCGATCCATGGCCATCGATGGATGATGACAATCTCGTTGAGCGTCTTGACGACTGGCTTCTGCCTTTCCTTACCGGCGAAGCGCAACTTGACCGCATCCCGGCGCATGTATTGAAAAACGGTTTGATGAGCCTTGTGCCATTTGATCTGCAACGCCTCGTCGATCAACTGGCACCCACGCATTTTGAAGTGCCGACCGGCTCAAATATCCCGATCCGCTATGACACGGAGGAGCCGGTTCTCGCCGTGCGCGTACAGGAGCTTTTCGGCCTTGGCGTTCATCCAGCCATTGCCAATGGCAAAGTACCGCTTTTGCTGGAGCTGCTTTCACCTGCCCATCGTCCGATCCAGATAACGCGGGATTTGCCTAACTTCTGGAAAGGGTCATGGGCTGATGTGCGCTCCGACATGCGCGGTCGTTATCCGCGTCATGTCTGGCCGGAGGATCCCGCGAACGCAGAAGCCACGCGCAGGGCTAAGCCGCGCGGCACTTGA
- a CDS encoding ActS/PrrB/RegB family redox-sensitive histidine kinase, with translation MHAEFDNRASNLSRKPRLTTLVRLRWLAIAGQTAAVMFVALYLQFNFAVGICFALIACSAWLNLYLAFRFPTNHRLSPTAASIVLAFDILQLAGLLYLTGGVQNPFVILMIAPVIISATSLSVRHTLVLALLVVLSTSVLTVRYEPLPWYPGETLDLPFLFVAGIWCAIIAALGFTGVYAYRIAEETRQLGDALAATELILQREQHLTALDGLAAAAAHELGTPLATITLVVKEMQRSYAKKSDGDPALAEDIALLQSQAARCREILQRLTSLSSENEEHMSRLPFSSLIEEVIEPHRDFGILLQVTKQEGPKPEPVVRRNPGLLYGLGNLVENAVDFARDEVSVTWGWTDSTVSVTIQDDGEGFKPEILDRIGEPYMTSRDSAHNGGGGLGLGLFIAKTLLERSGAQISFKNRKNPGQGAEVKVTWPRSAFIVN, from the coding sequence ATGCACGCAGAATTCGATAACCGAGCTTCAAATCTTTCGCGAAAACCGCGTCTTACCACCTTGGTGCGTCTGCGCTGGCTGGCGATTGCCGGGCAGACCGCCGCGGTTATGTTTGTCGCGCTCTATCTGCAATTCAATTTTGCTGTTGGCATTTGCTTTGCCCTGATTGCTTGTTCCGCATGGCTCAATCTTTATCTCGCATTTCGCTTCCCGACCAATCACCGGCTGAGCCCGACTGCCGCCAGCATTGTTCTGGCATTTGATATTCTGCAACTGGCGGGGCTGCTCTATCTGACAGGTGGAGTGCAAAACCCCTTCGTTATCCTGATGATCGCCCCGGTCATTATATCGGCCACATCGCTGTCGGTACGCCATACGCTGGTTCTTGCGCTTCTCGTTGTGTTGAGCACCTCGGTGTTAACTGTGCGCTACGAACCTTTGCCCTGGTATCCGGGTGAAACCCTTGATCTGCCATTTCTTTTCGTAGCGGGTATCTGGTGCGCGATCATCGCAGCACTGGGTTTTACTGGCGTCTATGCCTATCGTATTGCTGAAGAAACGCGTCAGCTTGGTGATGCTTTGGCTGCAACTGAACTTATTTTGCAACGCGAACAACATCTGACGGCGCTCGATGGGCTGGCTGCCGCTGCCGCACACGAGCTTGGCACACCGCTTGCCACCATTACTTTGGTGGTCAAGGAAATGCAGCGCAGTTATGCAAAGAAGTCCGATGGTGATCCGGCACTTGCAGAGGATATTGCGCTTTTGCAATCACAGGCTGCGCGCTGTCGCGAAATTCTGCAACGGCTGACCAGTCTGTCCTCGGAAAACGAGGAACACATGTCGCGTCTGCCTTTCTCATCATTGATCGAGGAAGTGATTGAGCCACATCGGGATTTTGGAATTCTGCTTCAAGTGACCAAGCAGGAAGGACCGAAGCCAGAGCCTGTTGTGCGTCGTAATCCGGGGCTGCTTTATGGGCTTGGCAATCTGGTGGAGAATGCAGTCGATTTTGCGCGTGATGAGGTCAGCGTTACATGGGGCTGGACCGACAGCACTGTCAGCGTCACCATTCAGGATGACGGTGAGGGGTTCAAACCAGAAATTCTGGACCGAATCGGTGAACCTTATATGACCAGTCGCGATAGCGCACATAACGGCGGCGGCGGTCTTGGATTGGGACTTTTTATCGCAAAAACTCTGCTGGAACGCTCTGGAGCGCAGATTAGCTTTAAAAATCGCAAGAATCCGGGGCAGGGTGCGGAAGTAAAAGTGACATGGCCCCGTTCCGCTTTCATTGTAAACTAA
- the regA gene encoding global response regulator transcription factor RegA — protein sequence MEDLKQEDTEAIGNDPTLLLVDDDKPFLQRLARAMEGRGFQVTTAESVEEGIAAAKAAAPAYAVVDMRLGDGNGLDVIEAIRSRRTDTRAIVLTGYGNIATAVNAVKLGAIDYLSKPADADEVFAALTRRPGEKVAPPENPMSADRVRWEHIQRVYEMCERNVSETARRLNMHRRTLQRILAKRAPR from the coding sequence ATGGAAGACTTGAAGCAGGAAGACACCGAAGCCATTGGCAACGATCCCACCCTCCTTCTGGTTGATGATGACAAGCCTTTCTTGCAGCGTCTTGCCCGTGCCATGGAAGGCCGGGGTTTTCAGGTAACGACTGCAGAATCGGTTGAAGAAGGCATCGCCGCTGCAAAGGCCGCTGCGCCCGCTTATGCGGTCGTAGACATGCGGCTGGGAGATGGTAACGGGCTTGATGTTATTGAGGCTATCCGCTCTCGTCGTACCGACACGCGCGCTATCGTGCTCACCGGTTATGGTAATATCGCGACAGCGGTTAACGCGGTAAAGCTCGGCGCGATTGACTATCTCTCCAAACCTGCCGATGCGGATGAGGTCTTTGCTGCTCTGACCCGTCGTCCCGGTGAAAAGGTTGCACCACCGGAAAATCCGATGTCGGCTGATCGCGTGCGTTGGGAGCATATTCAGCGCGTTTATGAGATGTGCGAGCGCAATGTTTCCGAGACAGCCCGCCGCCTCAATATGCATCGCCGTACTTTGCAGCGCATTCTGGCCAAGCGCGCACCGCGTTAA
- a CDS encoding MmcB family DNA repair protein: MPIVIPNKTHPLSDGRQSENAMLVRRGVQRLFLEMGLATLPELPLASGRRADLIAVSRKSEIWIVEIKSSIEDWKADRKWPDYRAFCDRLFFATHPSVPREIFPEDCGFILSDGYGAEILRDAPEHKLAGATRKALMLRFARAGAARLTIAELAGLDVPETDID; the protein is encoded by the coding sequence ATGCCAATCGTGATTCCCAACAAAACGCACCCCCTTTCTGACGGACGCCAGTCCGAAAACGCAATGCTCGTGCGTCGTGGTGTGCAGCGCCTGTTTCTGGAAATGGGGCTGGCAACTTTACCGGAATTGCCGCTGGCATCCGGTAGGCGCGCTGACCTGATTGCTGTCAGCCGCAAAAGTGAAATCTGGATCGTTGAGATAAAATCTTCAATCGAAGACTGGAAGGCAGACCGGAAATGGCCAGACTACCGCGCTTTTTGTGACCGGCTGTTTTTCGCGACGCATCCGTCGGTGCCGCGCGAAATCTTTCCGGAAGATTGCGGCTTCATTCTATCGGATGGATATGGCGCAGAAATTCTGCGAGATGCACCGGAGCATAAGCTTGCGGGTGCCACACGCAAAGCGCTGATGTTGCGCTTTGCAAGAGCAGGTGCTGCACGTCTGACGATTGCAGAGCTTGCAGGTCTCGATGTGCCCGAGACCGATATAGATTAA
- a CDS encoding L,D-transpeptidase, with the protein MNSRVLRLSAALLLGGVLAGCSTVGGTFYTASYSAVSDAGYTIPAIPNEKIPQQYRRQIVKYQTDEAPGTIIVETREKFLYYVMPDGKAMRYGIGVGREGFGWSGTARVAMKREWPTWTPPAPMIKRQPELAKYRNGMGPGLKNPLGARALYLYNKGGDTGYRIHGTPEWWSIGKAMSSGCVRMMNQDIIDLHERAEQGAKVIVRQ; encoded by the coding sequence ATGAATTCTCGCGTCTTGCGGCTGAGTGCAGCCCTTCTTCTTGGTGGTGTACTGGCCGGTTGCTCAACAGTTGGCGGCACCTTCTACACCGCGTCTTATTCTGCGGTCAGCGACGCTGGTTACACGATCCCGGCAATTCCCAATGAAAAGATTCCGCAGCAATATCGCCGACAGATCGTGAAATATCAGACCGACGAAGCGCCGGGCACGATCATTGTTGAGACGCGCGAGAAGTTTCTCTATTACGTCATGCCTGACGGCAAGGCTATGCGCTATGGCATCGGCGTGGGCCGTGAGGGTTTTGGCTGGTCAGGAACAGCACGTGTCGCCATGAAGCGCGAATGGCCGACATGGACGCCACCGGCTCCTATGATCAAGCGTCAGCCGGAACTGGCAAAGTATCGCAATGGCATGGGTCCGGGTCTGAAAAACCCGCTCGGTGCACGCGCACTCTATCTTTATAACAAAGGCGGAGACACTGGCTATCGTATCCATGGAACGCCTGAATGGTGGTCGATTGGTAAAGCTATGTCTTCCGGCTGCGTGCGCATGATGAACCAGGATATCATCGATTTGCATGAGCGCGCTGAGCAAGGTGCCAAGGTTATCGTGAGGCAGTAA
- a CDS encoding NifU family protein — MFIQTETTPNPATLKFLPGKVVMPEGTADFRDAASAGNTSQLAAKLFAVPGVTGVFFGYDFVTVTKDDGEWQHLKPAILGTIMEHFMSGLPAMAGNANADAAAAHEDEEFFDEADTEIVETIKELIETRVRPAVAQDGGDITFRGFENGTVFLHMKGACSGCPSSTATLKHGIQNLLRHFVPEVQQVEQI, encoded by the coding sequence ATGTTCATCCAGACTGAAACGACGCCAAACCCGGCGACCCTGAAGTTTCTGCCAGGCAAGGTTGTCATGCCTGAGGGGACCGCGGATTTCCGCGACGCGGCAAGCGCGGGCAACACCTCGCAGCTCGCAGCCAAGCTTTTTGCGGTACCCGGCGTAACCGGCGTCTTCTTCGGCTATGATTTTGTCACGGTCACCAAGGACGACGGCGAATGGCAGCACCTGAAGCCTGCCATCCTTGGTACGATCATGGAACATTTCATGTCGGGCCTGCCAGCCATGGCTGGTAATGCCAACGCAGACGCAGCCGCCGCTCATGAAGATGAAGAGTTCTTCGATGAAGCCGACACCGAAATCGTCGAAACCATCAAGGAATTGATCGAGACTCGCGTTCGCCCGGCTGTTGCACAGGACGGCGGCGATATCACATTCCGCGGCTTTGAAAATGGCACAGTGTTCCTGCACATGAAGGGCGCCTGCTCTGGCTGCCCATCATCGACGGCAACGCTTAAGCATGGAATCCAGAATCTTCTGCGCCATTTCGTGCCGGAAGTGCAGCAGGTCGAACAGATCTGA